The Labilibaculum sp. sequence AAGGAAGAGGATTTCGATTTGGTTTCAGGATGGAAACAGAAACGTTACGATCCAATTTCCAAGACCATCCCAAGTAAATTTTTTAATAGAACAGCAAGAGCCATGTCTGGTATCAAACTGCACGATTTTAATTGTGGTTTAAAGGCCTATAAGAAAAAGGTTGTGAAAAGTGTTGAGGTGTATGGCGAAATGCACAGATACATTCCAATTTTGGCTAAAGAGGCGGGTTTTGTTAAAATTACTGAAAAAGTAGTGCAGCATCAGGAACGAAAATATGGTGTAACCAAGTTTGGTTTGAGCCGCTTCATCAATGGCTTTCTCGATTTATTATCCATTAGTTTTATCAGCAAGTTTGGTAAAAAGCCAATGCACTTTTTTGGATTGCTGGGAACATTAATGTTTCTGGTCGGTTTTTTTGCTTCTGCATGGATTGGCGCTCAGAAACTGTATAGCATGAGTTTAGGAGAAATAGCCCCCCGCGTAACCAACAGTCCGTACTTTTTTATTGCATTAACAACAATGATTATTGGAACTCAGTTGTTCCTTACCGGATTTATAGCCGAATTGGTAAGTCGCAGCTCATCAGAGCGCAATACCTACCAAATCGAAAAAGAAATTTAAATAATCAGTGAATGTGTAAAAACTGATAGCTGTTTACTGATAACTGTTTACTGGAAAAATGATAAAGAGAATCATTCGAATTTTACTGCAAATATTTCCTCGTCCGATTTTGATTCGAATGAGTCTGATAATAAATCGTATGCTTGCTGTATTTCTTATTGGAAATAAAGTTGAATGTCCGGTATGTGGCGGGCACTTCCGTAAATTCCTTCCTTATGGATATACAAAAGCTAGTGGGCGTGATAATGTTTTGTGTCCGAAATGCCTTTCTTTGGAACGTCATCGGTTAATGTGGTTGTATCTAAATGAAAAGACAGAGTTTTTCACGAAGGAACTTAAGGTTCTGCACATAGCTCCCGAACAATGCTTTTACAAGCGGTTTAGAAAGTTGCCTAATTTGGATTATACCACAGCTGATTTGGAATCTCCCATTGCTGATGTGCATTTCGATGTGCAGGAAATTCCCTTTTCCGAAGCATCATACGATGTGGTGATCTGCAACCATGTTTT is a genomic window containing:
- a CDS encoding glycosyltransferase family 2 protein, with protein sequence MDISVVVPLYNEEESLPELLAWIDRVMQANSFSYEVVLVDDGSNDTSWTVIEDLQTKYSSVKGIKFRRNYGKSAALFSGFEIVKGDVVITMDADLQDSPDEIPELYRMIKEEDFDLVSGWKQKRYDPISKTIPSKFFNRTARAMSGIKLHDFNCGLKAYKKKVVKSVEVYGEMHRYIPILAKEAGFVKITEKVVQHQERKYGVTKFGLSRFINGFLDLLSISFISKFGKKPMHFFGLLGTLMFLVGFFASAWIGAQKLYSMSLGEIAPRVTNSPYFFIALTTMIIGTQLFLTGFIAELVSRSSSERNTYQIEKEI
- a CDS encoding class I SAM-dependent methyltransferase, with product MIKRIIRILLQIFPRPILIRMSLIINRMLAVFLIGNKVECPVCGGHFRKFLPYGYTKASGRDNVLCPKCLSLERHRLMWLYLNEKTEFFTKELKVLHIAPEQCFYKRFRKLPNLDYTTADLESPIADVHFDVQEIPFSEASYDVVICNHVLEHVTDDAKAMSEIYRVLKPEGFAILQVPMDTKNPLTMEDPTVTDPKERERLYRQKDHVRLYGLDYADKLSKVGFSVSQSQYAKEISSDLAEKYRLPMNEIFYFNQKR